Genomic window (Arachis hypogaea cultivar Tifrunner chromosome 13, arahy.Tifrunner.gnm2.J5K5, whole genome shotgun sequence):
TTCCACCATTTGATCTTTGGAGTTCGGTTACCAAAGCACTTTGACAAGCCGACTGACATGAGGTATGATGGTACCCAGGAACCCCAGGAAACACCTTACCACCAAGCCTGTCTGAACGATGCAAGAGATTCAGCGCGTAGCTAGGGAATACATCAATGATGAAGAAGTGAGTCGGGTTGTGGCAGCCAATAAACGTCAGCCCGCATACTCTAATGCCCACCCACCAGGCGGTGGGGAAAGGGCCAAGGAACACTCCAGAGACGGAGTATTGGCCAAGACCTCAAAACCCTTCCCCCGTGTTGGGAAGTTCACCAACTGCACTCCCCTGGCAGCTCTAATCGTCGAGGTCTATCAGCAGATCACCGACAAGGGCATCTTGTTGAAGCCCCGATAACTCAAAGATAGGACaggaggaaacaagaacctctatTGCGATTATCACAAGGGTTATGGCCACAAAACCCAAGACTGTTTTGACCTGAAAGACGCCCTGGAGCAGGCCATTCGAGAAGGAAAGTTGGCCGAGTTCTCCCACCTAATAAGGGAAACAAGGAGGAGGGACCGGTCAGCAGAGGACAAAAGCCGTGCCATAAGACAGAGACAAGAACCCGAAGAGGACAACGAGCGCGGCGTCACGGTGGTAAATGTGGTGGTTGGGAGGGATGTCCCTCCCTGATCGAAATTGGCTAGCAAGAAGGACGCCAAGGTCTTAGCTATGACCTTTGGCCCCGCACGGGCCTCCCGGAGGGTACCCTCTATATCCTTCGGCCCCGAAGATCAATGGTTTGATGAGGTGGCAGAGAACCCGCCAATGGTGATCACGACCCGGGTGGGCACCGGCCTAGTAAAGCGTATCTTAGTGGACACGGGGACCGACTCCAATATCATGTTCTGCAATGTATTTGATGCTCTGGGCCTATGTGATACCGACCTGAGAGGTCACCGACATGGCGTGGTAGGCCTAGGCGATAACTTCATCAAGCCAGACAGTATAGTTTTCCTCCCGGTCTCCATCGGCGGAGGTAGGGGGAAGAGGTCGCTAATGGCGGAGTTCGTTGTCTTGAGGGACTCCATAGCCTACAACCTCATCCTAGGGAGGAAAACCATCAACGAGTTCGGGGCGGTGATATGCACCAAAATATTGCTAATGAAGTTCGTAGCTGATGATGGGTCAGTAGGGACCGTCAGGGGCAACCTGGAGATGGCAGTCGCATGCGACAATGCAATCTTCTCCCTGAGAAAGAAATCTAAGGAAGCATCCGTGGTCTTTCTTGCCGACCTATGCCAGGGTTGATGACAAACCCAGGCCGGAACCAGAGGGAGACCTGGAAAAGTTCAGGGTCGGAGACTCCGAGGAGAAATTTACCTTTGTAAATAGGAATCTACCCCATGACATGAAAGAACCTCTGATCGAGATGATTAGAGCCAACGGTGACTTGTTTGCCTGGACTCCGGCCGACATGCCGGGTATAGACCCCCGATTCATGTCACACCAGCTAGCCGTGAGGCCGGAGGCAAAGCCAGTGGCCCAAAGGAGGAGAAAATGTCCTGAGAAAGGGCAGAAGAGGTGGCCAAGCAGACGGCCAGCCTACTAGAAGCGGGCTTCATTCGGGAACTAGACTACTCGACGTGGCTGGCAAACGTTGTCTTGGTTAGAAAACACAATgggaaatggaggatgtgcgtggaTTACTCCGACCTTAACAAAGCATGTCCAAAAGATTCCTTCCCCCTACCCAACATCGATGCTCTTGTTGA
Coding sequences:
- the LOC140177628 gene encoding uncharacterized protein, whose translation is MTFGPARASRRVPSISFGPEDQWFDEVAENPPMVITTRVGTGLVKRILVDTGTDSNIMFCNVFDALGLCDTDLRGHRHGVVGLGDNFIKPDSIVFLPVSIGGGRGKRSLMAEFVVLRDSIAYNLILGRKTINEFGAVICTKILLMKFVADDGVDDKPRPEPEGDLEKFRVGDSEEKFTFVNRNLPHDMKEPLIEMIRANGDLFAWTPADMPGIDPRFMSHQLAVRPEAKPVAQRRRKCPEKGQKRWPSRRPAY